Within the Aminivibrio sp. genome, the region CTACAGACATTTACCTGTCCCCCTGAAGCCGCTTCAGCAGGGCCACGACCCTGTCGGCGATATTCGTCATGATGCCGGTGCCTTCTTCGTCTTCTTCGGCGTTCTTCGCGCCGCCCTTCCCGGCGACGCCCACGTTCCAGTAGGTATTGCCCACGATGATGCAGTCGTTCGCGGCGGCCCAGAGCAGCATCTGGGCGAAGGCGAAGTTGTGGCCCGCCCTGCGGGCGGTGCTCACCGGAACGATGACCTTTCCTGAAAGGGCCGTGGTGCCCCAGGTATAGCTCTCGCCGCTCTTTTTCATCTCGTTCTTTGCCCAGCGGCCGGAAAAACCGGCCCTGTCGAGAACGGCCTTCAGTTCGGCGGTAATGGAAGAGTGGTAGACGGGGGAACCGAGCAGTATGGCGTCGGCCTCGGCCATTTTCGGGAAGATGGCCTGGAAGTCGTCGTCCAGAGTGCACCGCTTCGCGGTAACGCACTCGTAGCACCCCCGGCAGCCCCTGAGACTCTTGTCACAGAGCTGGACCAGCTCCGTCTCCGCTCCCTGGGTTTTTGCCCGGTCCAGGATCATGGTCAGGTAGCGGAATGTGTTGCCGTCGGCCCGGGGACTTCCGTTGAGGGCGAGCAGTTTCATTCTGATCTCCTCCTTAGGCGTTTTTAAAAAGTGCCGGTCCGCCCCATTGAGCGGCGGACCGGGAGTATCCTGCCTACAGGTCGATGACGGCCTGCAGTTTTCTGTTGAGTTTCTGTTCCTTCGTCATCAGGGAAACGAAGACGGTGAGGGAAACGGAAATGGCGATGATGTAGAAGTAGCCGGGCATGCCGCCGGGCCATTTGAAGGACGTGAGGGAGAGAAGGTTCAGGACGAGGGAAGCCGCCATTCCCGTCATGACGCCCGCTTCGTTGGCGCGGTCCCAGAGGAGGCCGATGATGAAGACGGGGAAGGTGGCGCTCATGAGGGTGCCCCAGCCGAAGGTCCCGAGGATGGCGACCATGTCGCCCCTGTAGATGGAGAAGAATATGGAGATGACGCCTATGGCGAACATGGTGATCCGTGACGCGGTGATCTGCCTGTTCTCCGGAACTTTCATCCCGAGGGCACTGGGAAGGTCCCTGGAGATGATTCCGGCGCAGATGGAGAGGAAGAGGCTGGCCGATGACATGGCCGCCGCAAGCACCGCCGCGTAGACGAAGAGCTGGGCGACTAAGCCCGCCTCGTCGGCGAAGACGAAGATCGCCCGGTCGGCCACCGCGAGGGGGTTCACCTTGCCGGAGGCGACAAGGTAGAGAACTCCGTAGGCCACCACCACGGCGAAGAAGCCCACCACGGCATGGGAGAGGGCCGCATAGAGGCTGAGCCGGGGCATCTCCTTGGGGTTCTTCAGGGCGTACATCCTGGTGAGAACCTGGGGCTGGCCGATGGTGCCAAGGATGGGGATGAGCATCCAGACCATGCTGATGGTGCCGGGCATCCTGCCCCAGGCGTTGAGGAAGTCCGGACCGAGAGGCTTGGTGACGCCTGCCGCCACGGCTTCCTTCGCGGAGCCCACGGCCTGCATGACGTTTCCGAAGCCGCCGGTCATGGTGTAGAAGGCGACGATCATGATCACGCCCGCCACGACCATGACAAAGCCCTGGAAAGCTTGGGTCAGGAGTCCGCCCACTTCGCCGCTGATGGCGGTGTAGACGGTGAGAATGCCGAAGATGACGAAGGCGGCCGCGATGGGTTCCCAGCCCAGAAGGTGGGCGAAGAGTTCGGATCCGGCCTTGATCTGGGCGGAGAGATAGGCGATGCAGCCGAGGAAGATGACGATGGAGAGCATGGCCTTGATGAGCCGGTTGTTGTTGAAGCGGAGGTCGGAGATGTCGCCGAGGCTGGCCACTTCGCCGATCTCGGCCATGGCGCGGACTTTCTTGCCGAGGATCAGGTAGGCCATGGTGAAGGCGGCGGAGGAGAGCATCCAGAACGTCATGGGGTTGCCGGTGGCGTAGATGATTCCGGGGACGCCCACCAGGGCGAAGGCGCTGGCCACGGCGGCGGTGCTGGAGAGTCCCACTGCGAGGGGACCGAACATGCCGGTGCTGCCGAAGAAGGCTTTATTGGAGGTAACCTTGCGCTTCGCCCACCATCCGATGAGGAAGGAGACGACGATCATTGCCACGGAAAAGCCGATGATAAGCCCTTTTTCCATAATTACGCACCCTTCCCTTCATCAGCGATTTTCGCGAGAAATTCGTCCCAGTCGGCATCGGAAAGCCACTGACTCCTGAAGAACATGAAGCCCAGGGTAAGCGTCAGCATGCCGCCGATCCAGTAGGTCAGCACAGTCCATGCGAAGGAAGGGTGAAGGCCCAGGATGGTGAAGGCAGGCATCTGCCCCGCGAAGGCGTCGGAATAATGCTTGGAGAGGATGAAGCTCGCCCCCCAGAGTACGGCCCACGACAGCAGCGGATAGATGAGAAAGAGTATGGAGACTTTGCCCTTCCGGGCTACGCCGAGGAACATGTGCAGGAACATGAGGACGACGCCGAGGATCATTGCGGGC harbors:
- a CDS encoding flavodoxin family protein, producing the protein MKLLALNGSPRADGNTFRYLTMILDRAKTQGAETELVQLCDKSLRGCRGCYECVTAKRCTLDDDFQAIFPKMAEADAILLGSPVYHSSITAELKAVLDRAGFSGRWAKNEMKKSGESYTWGTTALSGKVIVPVSTARRAGHNFAFAQMLLWAAANDCIIVGNTYWNVGVAGKGGAKNAEEDEEGTGIMTNIADRVVALLKRLQGDR